GTCCTCCTGGTGTCGTCCAAGATCACCGCCGTGCGCGACCTGGTCCCCGTCCTCGAGAAGATCATGCAGGGCGGTCGCCCGCTGGTCATCGTGGCCGAGGACATCGAGGGCGAGGCCCTGGCCACGCTGGTGGTCAACAAGATCCGGGGCACGTTCAAGTCGGTGGCGGTCAAGGCCCCCGGCTTCGGCGAGCGCCGCAAGGCCATGCTGGCCGACATCGCCATCCTCACCGGCGGCCAGGTCATCTCCGAGGAGGTCGGCCTCAAGCTGGAGAACACCACCCTCGACCTGCTGGGCACGGCCAAGAAGGTCATCGTCAGCAAGGACGAGACCACCATCGTCGAGGGCGGCGGCGACGAGGGCGACATCAAGGGCCGCATCGCCCAGATCAAGGCCGAGATCGACAGCACCGACTCCGACTACGACCGGGAGAAGCTCCAGGAGCGCCTGGCCAAGCTGTCCGGGGGCGTGGCCGTGCTCAAGGTCGGCGCCGCCACCGAGACCGAGCTCAAGGAGAAGAAGCACCGCATCGAGGACGCGGTGTCCACGGCCAAGGCCGCGGTGGAGGAGGGCGTGGTGCCCGGCGGCGGCGTGGCCCTCATCCGCACCCAGTCCGCCATCCTCGACGTGGCCGAGAAGCTCTCGGGCGACGAGGCCACCGGGGCCCGCATCGTGGCCAAGGCCGTCGAGGAGCCGCTCAAGCAGATCGCCCTCAACGCCGGCCTCGAGGGCGGCGTCGTGGTCGAGAAGGTGAAGGGCCTCGAAGGTGGTCACGGCTACAACGCCGGCACCGGCGAGTACGAGGACCTCACCTCCAAGGTCCCCGACGCGGCCAAGGTCACCCGGTCGGCGCTTCAGAACGCGGCGTCCATCGCCGCCCTGTTCCTCACCACCGAGGCCGTCATCGTCGACAAGCCGGCCGAGAGCGGCGCCGGTGGCGGGATGCCCGGCGGCGGTGGCATGGACGACTTCTGATCGTCCCCGCCCGCTGACCGACCGGCCTCGGGCCGGCACCAGCACGACGAAGGGCCGCCCTCTCGGGGGCGGCCCTTCCGCGTCGACCGACCCGGGGGTGGCTCAGGCCGCGTTGCCGCCGGCCTGCATGATGGCGGCGCGGATGCGGGCCACCTCGCCGGCCAGGCGGAGGAGCTCGTCACGGGCGGTCTCCAACTGGCGGGCGGTGGTGGGCCACCCGTCGCGGAAGGCCCGGGCCAGTTGGCCATCCCACACGTCGGGGCGGGACAGGGTCTCGCCGTGGCGGACGATGGTGGCGATGTCGGTGGCCAGCTGGCCGTCGACGGTGGCCCGGAGGCCGTCGACGGCCACCCGGGCCGTCTCGGTGGCGAGGACGCGGTCGCTGCTCATGGGGTCTCTCCTGGGGTGACGGCGGACGACTAAGGCGGACCACGGGTACCCTCGATGTACCTCGACAAACGTCGTGTTCAGTCGGGCTGGGCCACCTGGACGAGCTCCACCTCCCCCCCGGTGCACAGGTAGCCCCGGCCCGGCCCCAGAGCGGTGGTGGCCCGCCGGGGCAGTCGCACGTCCAGCAGGTCGCCGTCGAGGTCCACGTCGGGCTGGAGCAGCAGGCCGACGCGGCTGGCCCGGACCAGCCGGGCCCAGTGCGACCACAGCCCCCGCAGCGCGTCGGCCCGCCCGGCTGCCACCACCACGACATCGGGCCGGGCCAGGACGTCGGGCAGGACCCCGCCCTCCGGGTCGACCCCCTCCATGTCGTCGACCAGCAGCAGCAGGGGCGGCCCGACCGGCTCCCGGTCGAGGAGGGCGGGCAGCGCGTCGGCCACGGCGCCGGGCGACAGGCGCGGGCCCAGGGCGCCGTCGTCCCCCAGCGTCGAACGCGGCCCGGCCACCACCGCCGTACGCCACCCGGCGGCCCGGGCCACGGTGCCGGCCACGGCCAGCACCGTGGTGCGGCCGGAGCGGGCCGGCCCGGCCACCAGGGCGTGCTCGCCCTCGTACAGGGTCAGGCCGGCCGGCCCGAGGGTGCGCTCACCGATCCCGACGGTCAGGAGCCGGGGAACGGTGGCGAGGCGGGTGGCGCCGGCCACCTCGGCCACCGCCACGGCGCGGGGGAGCGCACCGACCGGGACCGGAGGGTGGCACCGGGGTCCACCGGCGTGGCGGGCGGCCACCGCCGCCACCTCGGCCTCGACCCCGCCGGCCGGACGGGCCACCTGGACCTCGACGGCCCGGCCGGCGGCCACGGCCCGGCCGGGTACGAAGGCGGGCAGGTCGGCGCGGCGGAACCCGGCCTGGGCGTGGTCGAGGTCGTCGGCCAGGCGGAACAGCAGCTGCTGGCGCACCACCCCCCGGAGCGGCGCCGGTAGGTCACCGGGCCGGTCACCGGCCACCGCCAGGTGCAGGCCCAGCTCCGGACCCTCGGCGAAGGCGCGGGCGAAGCCGTCCACGACGACGCCGGAGGACTCCTCCCACTCGGCCAGTAGGGGGCCGATGCCGTCGACCAGCACCAGCACGCGAGGGGCGTCGGGACCGGTGGGGCCCCGCCGGCGGCGGTCCAGCTCGGCCCGGAGCCAGGCCACCAGGCGGGCCTGGCGCTCGCCGTCGCCCGGGCCGACCACGGCGCCGGTGTGGGGCAGGCCGTCCAGCGCCCCGAGGACCCCGGTCCCCATGTCCAGCGCGTACAGGTGCAGGTCGTCGGGCCCCGTGCCCCGGGCCGCGGCCAGGGCCAGGGACAACAGCGCGGTGGTGGTGCCGCTGCCCGGGAGCCCGGCCAGCAGGAGGTGGCCGTCGGCCGGGCGCCACCCGAAGGGCACCTGGGCCTGGTCGTCGGGCCGGTCGGCCAGGGCGAAGGCGACCTCGGCCCCGGCGGAGCCGAAGGGGGCGGCGGGCCCGGCCGCGGCCGCCACCTCGGCCAGGTCGACCTGGGCCGGCAGCGGGCCCAGGCACGGCCGCCGGGGGAGGGGGCGGCCCGAGGCGGCGTGGGCCCGGCGGCACGCCTCGACCAGGCGGGCCAGGTCCGACGGGCCGTCCGGTCGATCCTGGTGCTCTTCGCCGCCCGGGGCCGGCTCCGCACCCCGGAAGGGGCGCACCTCCACCGGGCCCCGCCGGCCGACCGGTGCCGGGCCGGTGCCGAGGGCGGCCTGGAAGGCCACCACCTCCCCGGGCCCGAAGCGCACCAGGGCCCGGCCCGGCCGGCCCCGGGGGAGACGGGCCGCGCCGGGGCCGTCGATGACGTCGTGGGAGTCGGCGGCGTCCTGGACCCGGAGGGCGATGCGCAGGGCGGTGTTGGCCCGGATGCTCTCGCTGACCGCCCCACTGGGCCGCTGGGTGGCCAGCACCAGGTGCACCCCCAGCGACCGGCCCCGCTGGGCCACCCCGACCAGTGACTCCACGAAGTCCGGCAGCTCGGCCCGCAGGGTGGCGAACTCGTCGACCACCACCACCAGCCGGGGGAGGGGCGGCCCGGTGGTGCCGGCCAGGCGCCGGTGGGCGGCCAGGTCGGCGGCCCCGGCGGCCCGGAGGACCCGCTCGCGATGGCGCAGCTCGGCCTCCAGCGAGCGCAGCGCCCGCTGGGCCAGGTGGGTGTCGAGGTCGGTGACCAGGCCGACGACGTGGGGGAGGTGGGCGCATTGGTCGAAGGCGCTGCCGCCCTTGAAGTCGACCAGCAGGAACGTGCAGCGCTCCGGTGGGGCGCCGGCGGCCAGGCCGGCCACCAGCGAGCGCAGGAGCTCGGACTTGCCGGCGCCGGTGGTCCCGGCCACCAGCGCGTGGGGCCCGTCACCCACCAGGTCGAGGGCCAGGGCCCCGTCGGCGGCCACCCCCACCGGGGCGACCAGCGCCGGGTCGGAGCCACCTTCCTCCCACCGCCGGGCCACCGCCGCCGGCTCCGGCGGGTCGAGGCCGAGGAGGGGCAGGAGGGCGACGGCGGGCGGGAGGTCGGCGCCGGCCCCGGCCTGTTCCGGGTCGTCGAACCGGGCCAGGCCCCGGGCCGCCCGCCGGGCCGTGGCCTCGGAGATCCCACCGGCCAGCGCGCCGGGCACCACGGTCCCGTCCCGGAGGCGGTGGACCCGGGCCGTGCCGTCGCCGTCCTGCACCTCGATCACCACGGTGCAGGCGGCCGGCAACCGGTCCTCGGTGCTCGCCACCACCACGCCGGCCACCGGCCCGGCCCCACCTCGCAGGACGGCTCGCACCGGCGCCCGGCGCCCTTCGGTGAGGGCCTCGTCGTCCACCACCACCAGCGTGGCGGACCCCGCTCCGTCCCGGTCGGGCGGCAGCCGATGGGCCGGTCCGTCGTCGACGGCCTCGGCCCGGGCCCGGCACCAGGCCTCGGCGCCGGCCGGGTCGGCGGCCAGGAGGCGGCGCCCCGACCCGGCCGGGTCCCGGGTGTGGGGCAGCCACTTGGCCCAGTCCCAGTCGCCGGCCGTCCCGGGGCCGGCCAGCACCAGCACCGGCAGGTCGGCCGGGCCGTGGAGGACGGCGGCCTGCACCACCAGAGCCCGGGCCACGGCCAGGGCCGCCGGCCGGGGGCCGACCACGCCGACCACGCCGTTGCCGTCCAGGTCGACCACGACGGGCGCCTCGACCAGCCGGCTGGCGGCCTCCAGGACGGCGCGCACCTCCTCGGTCCGGCCCCGCGGGTCACCGGCCACCGGCAGGACCCACCGGTCGGCGCCGATCCCGACCCGCAGGCGGAGCCAGTCGTGGTGACCGGGCCGGCGCTCCCACAACCGGGTGGACGGGCCCTCGACCCGGCGCAGGAGCTCGGCCGGGTCGGGCACCTCGTCAGCCCGCCGGCACCGTTCGGCCTCGGCCCGGACGGCGAGGGTTCGGGCCAGCCCGTCGAGGTCGCGCCGGTAGCGGGCCGCCTCCCGCCGGCGCCCTCGCCGCCCCCGCCGCCGGCCGTCGAGGGCGGAGGCCACCGCCGTCACCGGCCCCAGGAGGGCCAGGGCGGCGTAGAGGACCTGACCGGTGATGGCCACCATCGCTCCGGCGGCCACCATCGAGGCGACGATGGACAGGGCCCCGACCCCCGTGGGCCCGGCCTCCTCCCGGGGCGGGACGGGGAGCGCCACCGGCTCGGCCGGCGGGGGCGGGGCCGGCCGGGGTGGCCGGTTGAACGGCACCGTGGGCCCGCCCCGCAACCCACCGCTCCCGCTCCCGCTCCCGAGACCGCTGGCCCGGTCGTCGGTGATCGGCGGCCGCACCACCACCTGGACCGCGCCCAGGCGGACGACGGCCCCGGGCCGGATCGGGGTGGGAGTGGTGGCCGCCCGCCCGTCGACCCACGTGCCGTTGTGGGACCCGGCGTCGGTGACGGTGGCGGTGCCGTCGGGACCCACGTCCAGCCGGGCGTGGTGGCCCGACACGGTGTCGTGGCTGACGACCACGTCCTGGGAGGACCGGCCCACGCTCCACCAGCCCGGCCCCACCGCGGTGCGAGATCCCGTGTCGAGCCCGCCCACCACCGCCACCTCGGCCTGCGTCCCGAGGCTGACGGGCTCGAGGGGAGGCCCCAGCGCCATCCCGTGGGCGGCCGTGCCGCCTTCCCCCGAGCCGGCAGCCCCACCGTTGGCGGCAGGGGTCGGGCCCGGCGACGGCGCGGGGACCAGGCGGACGACGGCGCCGGAGCGGAGGCCGGACCGGTCCAGGCGGCGGTGCCGGGCCACCACCTCGCCGTCGACCTCCAGGTCGAGGCCCGGGCCCGGTGGCACCCTGGCCGCCGCAGCCAGGGCCGCCACCAGGTGGCCCACCGTGGCGTCGGGGTCGTGGACGGCCACGTCCAGCTCGAGGTGGTGCCCGCCGTGGGCCAGGACGATCTGCATGACCGGCCCTCCTACCCCTCGCCCCCGGGCGCCGACCCCGCGCCGGGCCGCCCGACGACGGGGGCCGGGCCGGGGCCTGCCGGTAGGGTCGGACCGTGACCGAGCCGCTCGTCCCCCAGGTCGGCCAGGGCGTCCTGCACCTGTTCTGGAAGCGGCCCGGCCCGGCCGACCCCCCGGTCGACGCGGCCGCGGTGGCCGCCGCGGTGAAGGCGGCCGAGTCCGACGGGGTCCAGGTGGTGCCGGTGGCGCTGCTGGGCCACAAGGCCGACCTGGCCACCATGGCGCTGGGGCCGGACCTGTGGCGCCTCCGGGCGGTGCAGACCGACCTGGCCGCCGCCGGCCTGGTGCTGGCCGACTCCTACGTGTCGCTCACCGAGCTGTCGGAGTACGCCCAGGGCGTGCCCGAGGAGCTGCGCCAGGCCCGGCTGTGGCCCCAGCTCCCGCCGGAGGGCAAGCGGGCCTGGTGCTTCTACCCCATGTCGAAGCGCCGGTGGGTCGGGGCCAACTGGTTCACCCTGCCCTATGACGAGCGCAAGGAGCTCATGTACGAGCACGGCGGCTCGGGCCGGAAGTTCGCGGGCCGGGTGCTCCAGGTGGTCACCGGCTCCACCGGGGTCGACGACTTCGAGTGGGGGGTCACGTTGTTCGCCGTGCACCCCGACGACCTGAAGGAGGTCGTCTACACCATGCGCTACGACACCGCCTCGGCCCTCTACGGCGAGTTCGGCACCTTCTACACCGGCATGGTCGGCTCCCTCGACGAGGTCCTCTCCCAGGTCGGCCTGGCCTGAGGGGTTGCGGACGGCGATGGCATAGGTCAGAATCTTGACCAATGAGCACGGTGCCGTTCTCCGAGGCCAAGAGCCACCTGTCGGAGCTGGCCGATCGTGTCGAGGGTGAGCGGGATCGCGTCGTGGTGACGCGGCACGGGCGGCCTTCGTTCGTCCTGGTCCACCCCGACTACCTCGACTCGCTCGAGGAGACGCTGGCCATCCTCGAGGACGCCGAGGTGGCGGCCAGCCTGGACGCTTCCCGCCAGGAGGCTGCGGCCGGCCTGGCCGCCCCCCTCGCCCTCCCCTGAGCGACGGGATCAGGTCGTGGCCGAAGAGGAGGCGTACCGCGTCCTCGCCACCCCCGAGGCCCGGCGGCACCTCGACCGGCTGCCGGAGAAGATCCACCATGCGGCCCTGGCCCTGATCCACGGTCCCCTGGCTCACGACCCCCGACGGGTCGGCAAGCCCCTCGTCGGGGAACTGGCCGGGCTGCGGTCGGCGCGCCGGGCCGACTACCGGGTGATCTACGAGATCGACGATGCGGCGCGGACGGTCACCGTCCACCGGGTCCAGCACCGCCGTCACGCCTACCGGTCGCGCTGATCCTGGCGGAGTGGGTGGGCCAGTGAGACGCACGACACGCCGGCGCCGCCGGTCCTAGGCTGCGGCGCCTGTGACCAGCCCGGGTCCCGTCGCCACCCCCGTCACCGAGCTCGGCCCGCCGGCCGGTCCGGGGGCGCGGCTCGGCCGGGGCGCCGCCCTGGCCCTGGCCGGCCTGGTCGCGGTGCTGGCCGTGCTGACCTCCGGAGCCGGCCCGGCGGGCGCCGGCGCCGAGGCCGCAGGCGGCGCCCCGCCCCGGCAGGCGGAGGAGGAGCGGCTGGGGACGATGGGAGGGCGGGTGTTCGTGGAGGAGGGGGCCGAGGATCGGCCGGTGGCCGGGGTGACCCTGGTCGTCCGCCGGGGGTCCACCGTCGTCACCGAGGAGACCACCGACGCCGAGGGGCAGTGGGAGGCCGAGGTCCCGGTGGGCACCTACACCGTCACCCTGGACCAGGAGACGCTGCCCGACGGTGTGGACCTGCGGGACGAGGACCGGGGCACCCTGGGGCCCGAGCGGGTGGGCCCCAACCTGCGCCGCACCTTCGCCTTCCCCCTCGGTGAGCGGGTGATCGGGCCGTCCTTCGCCGACCGCTTCGGTGATCGCCTGGGGGCGGGGGTGCGGGTCGGGCTCATCGTGGGCATGGCCGCCATCGGCCTTTCCCTGGTGTTCGGCGTGACCGGCCTGGTGAACTTCGCCCACGGCGAGCTGGTGACCTTCGGGGCCCTGGTCGTCTACTTCCTCAGCTCGGCCCGGGGCGGTGTGCCTCAGCTCTCGCTGGTGGTGGCCAGCGTGCTCACCGTGGCCTGCGGGCTGCTCCTGGGCGCGGCCCTGGAGGGCGGCGTGTTCGGGCCGTTGCGCCGCCGGGGCACCGGCAACGTGGCCCTCATCGTGTTCACCATCGGCATGTCGCTGCTGCTGCGGTACACGTACCTGGTCGTCTTCGACAACAACCCGCGGCCGCTGCGCCAGTACGCCACCCAGCGGGCCGTCTTCCTGGGCCTGGCCCCCAAGGACCTGGTGGTGTGCGCGGTGGCCGTCGTGGCCATGGTCGGGGTGGGCCTGTTGCTCCAGGGCACCCGCCTGGGCACGGCCATGCGGGCCGTGGCCGACGACCGGGACCTGGCCGAGTCCTCCGGCATCGACGTGCGCCGCATCATCCTGGCGGTGTGGGCGGTGGGGACCGGCCTGGCCGCCCTGGGCGGGGTGCTGTTCGCGGTGGCCGAGCAGGTGGACTGGGACCTGGGCTATCAGCAGCTCCTGCTGATGTTCGCGGCGGTGGTGCTCGGCGGCCTGGGCAGCGCCTACGGGGCCATGGTGGGCGGCATGATCGTGGGCCTGGCCTCCGAGGTCAGCACCCTGTGGATCCCCAACGACTTCAAGACCGCGGTGTCCCTCGGCGTGCTCGTGGTGGTGCTCCTGCTGCGGCCCCAGGGCGTCCTCGGCGTGCGGGAGCGGTTGGGGTGAGCAGCACGGCCGCCCTCGTGGTCGCCGGGGTGGGCGACATGGATTGGCCCAAGGTCGGCACCGACGCCGTCCGCTCCGCCTTCGGGGTGCCGGCCGCGGTCTACGCCCTGGCCGCGGTGGGCCTCAACGTGCAGTACGGCTACACCGGCCTGCTGAACTTCGGCCACGTCGGCTTCCTGCTGGTGGGGGCGTACGGCACGGCCATCTCCGTCGACCAGGGCGCGCCCCTGTGGCTCGGGGTCCTGGTCGGGATCCTGGCCAGCGTGGTGCTGGCCCTGGTGCTGGGCGTCCCCACCCTCCGCCTGCGGGCCGACTACCTGGCCGTGGTCACCATCGCCGCGGCCGAGATCCTCCGCTACACCGTGTTGTCGCGCTCGTTCCAGCCCACCACCGGCGGGACCCAGGGGCTGAAGGGCTTCGCCGAGCCGTTCTATCGGGTCAACCCCATCCCCAGCGGGCGCTACGGCCCGGGGTCGATCACCTTCAACCACCGCCAGCTGTGGCTGATGGTGGTGGCCTGGGGCCTGGTCGCCCTGTTCACCGTGCTGCTGTGGCTGGCGGCCCGGGCGCCGTGGGGCCGGGTCATGCGGTCCATCCGGGAGGACGAGGACGCGGCCCGCAGCCTGGGCAAGAGCGTCTTCTCCTACAAGCTCCAGAGCCTGGTGCTGGGCGGGGTCATCGGCGCCCTGGCCGGCATGGTCACCGCCTTCGACGGCTCCTACGTCAACCCCTCGTACTTCCTGGCCGTCACCACCTTCTACTGCTACACGGTGATCATCCTCGGGGGCCGGGGCCACGCCCTGGCGCCCGTCGTGGGGGCCGTCCTGTTCTGGTTCCTGTTCCAGGGCCTCGACACCACGCTGCGGGAGGCCATCTCCAGCGACGTCATCTCCTCGTCGACCATCGCCCCCACCGACATCGGCGCCGTCCAGAACGCGGTGGTGGGCCTGGCCCTGATGCTCCTGGTGGTGCTGGTGCCCCAGGGCATCTTCGGCAACAAGAAGGAGCTGATGGTCGATGAGCGCTGAGGCCGCGGCCACCGCTCTGGCCGGCGTGGCGGCCACCCCCGGCGTGGCCAAGCCCGACCCGATCCTGGTGGCCGACGGCGTGCAGCGCCGCTTCGGTGGCCTGGTGGCCGTGGACGTCGAGCACCTGGAGGTGCAGCGGGGCACCATCACCGCCCTCATCGGGCCCAACGGTGCCGGCAAGACCACGTTCTTCAACCTGCTCACCGGCTTCGACCGGGGTGGCGAGGGGCGGTGCACCTTCGACGGCCGGGACGTGACCCGCACCCCTCCCCATCGCCGGGCCCAGCAGGGCATGGTCCGCACCTTCCAGTTGACCAAGGCCCTGGCCCGCCTGACCGTGCTGGACAACGTGCGCCTGGCCGCCCCGGCCCAGCCCGGCGAGCGGCTGTGGTCGGCGGTGCTGCCCTTCACCTGGTCGGGCCGTGAGGTCGAGGTGACGGCCAAGGCCGAGAGCCTGCTGGAGCGGTTCAAGCTGGCCGCCCTGCGCGACGAGTACGCCGGCAACCTCTCCGGTGGGCAGCGCAAGCTGCTGGACATGGCCCGGGCCCTGATGGTCGACCCCCGGCTGGTGATGCTGGACGAGCCCATGGCCGGCGTGAACCCGGCCCTCACCCAGTCGCTGCTCGGCCACGTCACCGCCCTGCGGGACGAGGGCACCACCGTGGTCTTCGTGGAGCACGACATGGACGTGGTCATGTCCATCTCCGACTGGGTGGTGTGCCTGGCCGAGGGCCGGGTCATCGCCGAGGGGCCGCCCCGGGCCATCGCCTCGAACCCGGCGGTGATCGACGCCTACCTGGGCGGCCACCACGGTGAGGAGGCCGTCCCCGACCCGGCGCTGGCCACCGAGGTGCAGCCGGGATGAGCGACGACGCCCTGCTCGACGCCCGGGACCTGGTGGCCGGCTACGTCCCCGGGGTCGACATCCTGCGGGGTTGCTCCCTGCGGGCCGCCGACGGCGAGGTGGTGGGCATCATCGGCCCCAACGGGGCCGGCAAGTCCACCCTGGTCAAGGTGCTGTTCGGGCTGGTGCCGGTGCGCTCCGGGGCGGTGGTGCTGCGAGGGGCCGACATCACCCGCCTGCCGGCTCACGCCCTGGTCCAGCAGGGGGTGGGCTACGTGCCCCAGGTCCGCAACGTGTTCACCTCCCTCACCGTGGAGGAGAATCTGCGCATGGGCCTGTACCTGGCCCCCCGGCGCTTCGCCGAGCGCTTCGACGCGGTGGCCGCTCTGTTCCCCCGGCTGGGGGAGCGGCGGCGGCAGCGGGCCGGGGCCCTGTCGGGGGGCGAGCGCCAGATGCTGGCCATGGGCCGGGCCCTGATGATGGAGCCGTCGGTGTTGCTGCTGGACGAGCCGTCGGCCGGGCTGTCGCCGTCCAACCAGGACGAGGTGTTCGTGCGGGTGCGCCAGATCAACCGGACCGGCGTGACGGTGGTGATGGTGGAACAGAACGCCCGCCGCTGCCTTCAGGTGTGCGACCGGGCCTACGTGCTGGACCAGGGCACCAACGCCCACACCGGCTCGGGCGACGAGCTGCTCCACGACCCCAAGGTCATCGAGCTCTACCTCGGCTCCCTGGCCCAGGCCTAGGCCCTCCGGCGCGGCGCGGCGGGCGGGGCGCGGCGAGGGCCGCCCCCCGGTGGGGAGCGGCCCTCGGTCGAGGATCAGGTCGGCCGGGTCAGGTCAGAGGTCTTCCTCGCTGATGGCGATCTGGGTCTCGGCGTCCTCGGTGGCCA
The nucleotide sequence above comes from Acidimicrobiales bacterium. Encoded proteins:
- the groL gene encoding chaperonin GroEL (60 kDa chaperone family; promotes refolding of misfolded polypeptides especially under stressful conditions; forms two stacked rings of heptamers to form a barrel-shaped 14mer; ends can be capped by GroES; misfolded proteins enter the barrel where they are refolded when GroES binds) → AVRVTLGPKGRNVVLSKSWGAPTITNDGVSIAKEIDLEDPYEKIGAELVKEVAKKTDDVAGDGTTTATVLAWSMVRHGLRNVAAGANPMSLKKGIEAAVEAAVESLKDIAKDTDSKEQIAQVAAISANDQEIGEKIAEAIDKVGKDGVITVEESNTFGLEMDLVEGMRFDKGYISPYFVTDTDRMEAVLDDAVVLLVSSKITAVRDLVPVLEKIMQGGRPLVIVAEDIEGEALATLVVNKIRGTFKSVAVKAPGFGERRKAMLADIAILTGGQVISEEVGLKLENTTLDLLGTAKKVIVSKDETTIVEGGGDEGDIKGRIAQIKAEIDSTDSDYDREKLQERLAKLSGGVAVLKVGAATETELKEKKHRIEDAVSTAKAAVEEGVVPGGGVALIRTQSAILDVAEKLSGDEATGARIVAKAVEEPLKQIALNAGLEGGVVVEKVKGLEGGHGYNAGTGEYEDLTSKVPDAAKVTRSALQNAASIAALFLTTEAVIVDKPAESGAGGGMPGGGGMDDF
- a CDS encoding FtsK/SpoIIIE domain-containing protein, translating into MQIVLAHGGHHLELDVAVHDPDATVGHLVAALAAAARVPPGPGLDLEVDGEVVARHRRLDRSGLRSGAVVRLVPAPSPGPTPAANGGAAGSGEGGTAAHGMALGPPLEPVSLGTQAEVAVVGGLDTGSRTAVGPGWWSVGRSSQDVVVSHDTVSGHHARLDVGPDGTATVTDAGSHNGTWVDGRAATTPTPIRPGAVVRLGAVQVVVRPPITDDRASGLGSGSGSGGLRGGPTVPFNRPPRPAPPPPAEPVALPVPPREEAGPTGVGALSIVASMVAAGAMVAITGQVLYAALALLGPVTAVASALDGRRRGRRGRRREAARYRRDLDGLARTLAVRAEAERCRRADEVPDPAELLRRVEGPSTRLWERRPGHHDWLRLRVGIGADRWVLPVAGDPRGRTEEVRAVLEAASRLVEAPVVVDLDGNGVVGVVGPRPAALAVARALVVQAAVLHGPADLPVLVLAGPGTAGDWDWAKWLPHTRDPAGSGRRLLAADPAGAEAWCRARAEAVDDGPAHRLPPDRDGAGSATLVVVDDEALTEGRRAPVRAVLRGGAGPVAGVVVASTEDRLPAACTVVIEVQDGDGTARVHRLRDGTVVPGALAGGISEATARRAARGLARFDDPEQAGAGADLPPAVALLPLLGLDPPEPAAVARRWEEGGSDPALVAPVGVAADGALALDLVGDGPHALVAGTTGAGKSELLRSLVAGLAAGAPPERCTFLLVDFKGGSAFDQCAHLPHVVGLVTDLDTHLAQRALRSLEAELRHRERVLRAAGAADLAAHRRLAGTTGPPLPRLVVVVDEFATLRAELPDFVESLVGVAQRGRSLGVHLVLATQRPSGAVSESIRANTALRIALRVQDAADSHDVIDGPGAARLPRGRPGRALVRFGPGEVVAFQAALGTGPAPVGRRGPVEVRPFRGAEPAPGGEEHQDRPDGPSDLARLVEACRRAHAASGRPLPRRPCLGPLPAQVDLAEVAAAAGPAAPFGSAGAEVAFALADRPDDQAQVPFGWRPADGHLLLAGLPGSGTTTALLSLALAAARGTGPDDLHLYALDMGTGVLGALDGLPHTGAVVGPGDGERQARLVAWLRAELDRRRRGPTGPDAPRVLVLVDGIGPLLAEWEESSGVVVDGFARAFAEGPELGLHLAVAGDRPGDLPAPLRGVVRQQLLFRLADDLDHAQAGFRRADLPAFVPGRAVAAGRAVEVQVARPAGGVEAEVAAVAARHAGGPRCHPPVPVGALPRAVAVAEVAGATRLATVPRLLTVGIGERTLGPAGLTLYEGEHALVAGPARSGRTTVLAVAGTVARAAGWRTAVVAGPRSTLGDDGALGPRLSPGAVADALPALLDREPVGPPLLLLVDDMEGVDPEGGVLPDVLARPDVVVVAAGRADALRGLWSHWARLVRASRVGLLLQPDVDLDGDLLDVRLPRRATTALGPGRGYLCTGGEVELVQVAQPD
- a CDS encoding chlorite dismutase family protein: MTEPLVPQVGQGVLHLFWKRPGPADPPVDAAAVAAAVKAAESDGVQVVPVALLGHKADLATMALGPDLWRLRAVQTDLAAAGLVLADSYVSLTELSEYAQGVPEELRQARLWPQLPPEGKRAWCFYPMSKRRWVGANWFTLPYDERKELMYEHGGSGRKFAGRVLQVVTGSTGVDDFEWGVTLFAVHPDDLKEVVYTMRYDTASALYGEFGTFYTGMVGSLDEVLSQVGLA
- a CDS encoding type II toxin-antitoxin system Phd/YefM family antitoxin, giving the protein MSTVPFSEAKSHLSELADRVEGERDRVVVTRHGRPSFVLVHPDYLDSLEETLAILEDAEVAASLDASRQEAAAGLAAPLALP
- a CDS encoding type II toxin-antitoxin system RelE/ParE family toxin, producing MAEEEAYRVLATPEARRHLDRLPEKIHHAALALIHGPLAHDPRRVGKPLVGELAGLRSARRADYRVIYEIDDAARTVTVHRVQHRRHAYRSR
- a CDS encoding branched-chain amino acid ABC transporter permease; translation: MTSPGPVATPVTELGPPAGPGARLGRGAALALAGLVAVLAVLTSGAGPAGAGAEAAGGAPPRQAEEERLGTMGGRVFVEEGAEDRPVAGVTLVVRRGSTVVTEETTDAEGQWEAEVPVGTYTVTLDQETLPDGVDLRDEDRGTLGPERVGPNLRRTFAFPLGERVIGPSFADRFGDRLGAGVRVGLIVGMAAIGLSLVFGVTGLVNFAHGELVTFGALVVYFLSSARGGVPQLSLVVASVLTVACGLLLGAALEGGVFGPLRRRGTGNVALIVFTIGMSLLLRYTYLVVFDNNPRPLRQYATQRAVFLGLAPKDLVVCAVAVVAMVGVGLLLQGTRLGTAMRAVADDRDLAESSGIDVRRIILAVWAVGTGLAALGGVLFAVAEQVDWDLGYQQLLLMFAAVVLGGLGSAYGAMVGGMIVGLASEVSTLWIPNDFKTAVSLGVLVVVLLLRPQGVLGVRERLG
- a CDS encoding branched-chain amino acid ABC transporter permease, whose amino-acid sequence is MSSTAALVVAGVGDMDWPKVGTDAVRSAFGVPAAVYALAAVGLNVQYGYTGLLNFGHVGFLLVGAYGTAISVDQGAPLWLGVLVGILASVVLALVLGVPTLRLRADYLAVVTIAAAEILRYTVLSRSFQPTTGGTQGLKGFAEPFYRVNPIPSGRYGPGSITFNHRQLWLMVVAWGLVALFTVLLWLAARAPWGRVMRSIREDEDAARSLGKSVFSYKLQSLVLGGVIGALAGMVTAFDGSYVNPSYFLAVTTFYCYTVIILGGRGHALAPVVGAVLFWFLFQGLDTTLREAISSDVISSSTIAPTDIGAVQNAVVGLALMLLVVLVPQGIFGNKKELMVDER
- a CDS encoding ABC transporter ATP-binding protein produces the protein MSAEAAATALAGVAATPGVAKPDPILVADGVQRRFGGLVAVDVEHLEVQRGTITALIGPNGAGKTTFFNLLTGFDRGGEGRCTFDGRDVTRTPPHRRAQQGMVRTFQLTKALARLTVLDNVRLAAPAQPGERLWSAVLPFTWSGREVEVTAKAESLLERFKLAALRDEYAGNLSGGQRKLLDMARALMVDPRLVMLDEPMAGVNPALTQSLLGHVTALRDEGTTVVFVEHDMDVVMSISDWVVCLAEGRVIAEGPPRAIASNPAVIDAYLGGHHGEEAVPDPALATEVQPG